Proteins found in one Coffea eugenioides isolate CCC68of chromosome 5, Ceug_1.0, whole genome shotgun sequence genomic segment:
- the LOC113771217 gene encoding E3 ubiquitin-protein ligase CIP8-like, which yields MPAAAPLEDHSIEFRLAVPEREGYIGNPDDYVDTAGYEALQQNLAETDSDGRRGASPASKASVEALETTEIKSKSEALACAVCKDIVGVGEMVKKLPCGHGYHEDCIIPWLGSRNSCLVCRYELSTDDAEYEEERKKRATAAAAAAPSSSSSGIGGISGDYEIQFF from the coding sequence ATGCCCGCCGCTGCACCACTTGAGGACCACTCAATTGAGTTTCGATTGGCCGTGCCTGAAAGAGAAGGGTATATTGGGAATCCAGACGATTACGTAGATACGGCGGGTTATGAAGCTTTGCAGCAAAACCTGGCCGAAACTGATAGCGATGGGCGGCGAGGAGCATCTCCCGCATCAAAAGCTTCTGTAGAAGCATTAGAAACCACGGAGATTAAGTCAAAATCGGAGGCATTGGCTTGTGCTGTATGTAAAGATATAGTTGGTGTTGGAGAAATGGTAAAGAAATTGCCTTGTGGACATGGATATCATGAGGATTGTATCATACCATGGTTGGGGTCGAGAAATTCGTGCCTTGTATGTAGGTATGAGTTGTCGACAGATGATGCAGAGTAcgaggaagaaaggaaaaagagagctACTGCTGCCGCTGCCGCTGCCCCGAGTTCTTCTTCCAGTGGCATTGGCGGTATTAGTGGTGATTACGAGATTCAGTTCTTCTAA
- the LOC113771214 gene encoding E3 ubiquitin-protein ligase CIP8-like: MPAAAPLEDHSIEFRLAVPEREGYIGNPDDYVDTAGYEALQQNLAETDSDGRRGASPASKASVEALETTEIKSKPEALACAVCKDIVGVGEMVKKLPCGHGYHEDCIIPWLGSRNSCLVCRYELSTDDAEYEEERKKRATAAAAAAPSSSSGGIGGISGDYEIQFF, encoded by the coding sequence ATGCCCGCCGCTGCACCACTTGAGGACCACTCAATTGAGTTTCGATTGGCCGTGCCTGAAAGAGAAGGGTATATTGGGAATCCAGACGATTACGTAGATACGGCGGGTTATGAAGCTTTGCAGCAAAACCTGGCCGAAACTGATAGCGATGGGCGGCGAGGAGCATCTCCCGCATCAAAAGCTTCTGTAGAAGCATTAGAAACCACGGAGATTAAGTCAAAACCGGAGGCATTGGCTTGTGCTGTATGTAAAGATATAGTTGGTGTTGGAGAAATGGTAAAGAAATTGCCTTGTGGACATGGATATCATGAGGATTGTATCATACCATGGTTGGGGTCGAGAAATTCGTGCCTTGTATGTAGGTATGAGTTGTCGACAGATGATGCAGAGTAcgaggaagaaaggaaaaagagagctACTGCTGCCGCTGCCGCTGCCCCGAGTTCTTCTTCCGGTGGCATTGGCGGTATTAGTGGTGATTACGAGATTCAGTTCTTCTAA